Proteins encoded in a region of the Hypanus sabinus isolate sHypSab1 chromosome 12, sHypSab1.hap1, whole genome shotgun sequence genome:
- the LOC132402916 gene encoding uncharacterized protein LOC132402916 isoform X1, giving the protein MSRVKLGATRSTGNVKHKTTSAEPDPSARKPPDFTGISGVSMPIPETKSLTAHFDAIKVHKGHTKKSVSEKHEISAKDATIKDSTYDQKQLMERISMLEKENAQLKAQLKEKEVTINNISKQMQQEISEYNDLVKLEYQSHEWLKEKLKQAEALAAEKFHCLHECRKEFEEKTEHLKKLYEEKIATMTREKASEIACRDEKIRKLKQQVSEILQGKSWERQQQLDELKKEIIRLTEEASTLQKKLQFQQSF; this is encoded by the exons ATGTCCAGAGTGAAATTAGGAGCAACAAGATCAACTGGTAAtgtgaaacacaaaactacatctgCGGAGCCTGATCCATCAGCCAGGAAGCCTCCAGATTTTACAGGAATATCAGGTGTAAGCATGCCCATTCCAGAAACAAAATCATTGACTGCACATTTTGATGCCATTAAAGTACATAAAGGGCATACAAAGAAAAGTGTAAGTGAAAAACATGAAATTTCTGCTAAAGATGCTACAATTAAA GATTCCACATATGATCAAAAACAACTGATGGAAAGGATTAGTATGCTAGAAAAAGAAAATGCACAGCTAAAAGCACAActaaaagaaaaagaagtaaCCATAAACAATATCAGTAAACAAATGCAACAGGAG atttctgaatacaaCGATTTGGTTAAACTTGAGTACCAATCCCATGAATGgttaaaagaaaaattaaaacaAGCTGAAGCATTGGCAGCAGAAAAGTTCCACTGTCTTCATGAGTGTAGGAAGGAATTTGAAGAAAAAACTGAGCATCTCAAGAAGTTG TATGAAGAAAAAATAGCCACAATGACAAGAGAAAAAGCGTCAGAAATCGCATGTAGAGATGAGAAGATAAGAAAATTGAAGCAACAAGTTTCAGAAATCCTACAAGGAAAATCTTG GGAACGTCAGCAACAGTTGGATGAactaaaaaaagaaataatacgtTTAACAGAGGAAGCAAGTACACTTCAAAAAAAACTTCAATTCCAACAATCTTTCTAA
- the LOC132402916 gene encoding uncharacterized protein LOC132402916 isoform X2, with product MSRVKLGATRSTGNVKHKTTSAEPDPSARKPPDFTGISGVSMPIPETKSLTAHFDAIKVHKGHTKKSDSTYDQKQLMERISMLEKENAQLKAQLKEKEVTINNISKQMQQEISEYNDLVKLEYQSHEWLKEKLKQAEALAAEKFHCLHECRKEFEEKTEHLKKLYEEKIATMTREKASEIACRDEKIRKLKQQVSEILQGKSWERQQQLDELKKEIIRLTEEASTLQKKLQFQQSF from the exons ATGTCCAGAGTGAAATTAGGAGCAACAAGATCAACTGGTAAtgtgaaacacaaaactacatctgCGGAGCCTGATCCATCAGCCAGGAAGCCTCCAGATTTTACAGGAATATCAGGTGTAAGCATGCCCATTCCAGAAACAAAATCATTGACTGCACATTTTGATGCCATTAAAGTACATAAAGGGCATACAAAGAAAAGT GATTCCACATATGATCAAAAACAACTGATGGAAAGGATTAGTATGCTAGAAAAAGAAAATGCACAGCTAAAAGCACAActaaaagaaaaagaagtaaCCATAAACAATATCAGTAAACAAATGCAACAGGAG atttctgaatacaaCGATTTGGTTAAACTTGAGTACCAATCCCATGAATGgttaaaagaaaaattaaaacaAGCTGAAGCATTGGCAGCAGAAAAGTTCCACTGTCTTCATGAGTGTAGGAAGGAATTTGAAGAAAAAACTGAGCATCTCAAGAAGTTG TATGAAGAAAAAATAGCCACAATGACAAGAGAAAAAGCGTCAGAAATCGCATGTAGAGATGAGAAGATAAGAAAATTGAAGCAACAAGTTTCAGAAATCCTACAAGGAAAATCTTG GGAACGTCAGCAACAGTTGGATGAactaaaaaaagaaataatacgtTTAACAGAGGAAGCAAGTACACTTCAAAAAAAACTTCAATTCCAACAATCTTTCTAA